Proteins encoded together in one Coffea arabica cultivar ET-39 chromosome 2c, Coffea Arabica ET-39 HiFi, whole genome shotgun sequence window:
- the LOC113725451 gene encoding actin-related protein 5-like isoform X6 codes for MAELLFESYGVPSIAFGVDAAFSYKYNQQLGICNSDGLAICSGFMTSHAIPFINGEPAYEACCRTNVGGYHVTDYLKQLLSLKYPHHISKLTWEKVEDLKMEHCYIAPDYTSEVRIFKKGAKEAEEKTRCWQLPWTPAPVEEQPSEEELARKAALKERQGQRLREMAEAKRSSRINELENDIRGLEFLLKQLKQVEENNVPAFLRETGYASKQEIESNLAKAIQSLRKAKGEQVETEEKMDASTADKYNLVNVPDDVLTPEQLKEKRKQLFLKSTTEARQRAKQKRIEEELEREKQMKLEEEKRLENPERYLEDLRAKYRELSEKVEQRKRLKTNGNNTNGNQNGSGGVGRGERLNAAQRERMRLLTTAAFDRGKGEDTFGIKDEDWQLYKLMSRDDDEEDEKSNEDEADLARVSSRLREIDPTFFPKAESGSSTAEPPRFRPLTKEDFQLILGVERFRCPEVLFQPNLIGIDQSGLDEMAGVSIRRLPCKNQGLEEKITKSILMTGGSCQYPGMAERLEAGIRMIRPCGTPITVVRASDPSLDAWRGASVYAAAMQFPNQTFSRTDYYEKGEDWLRRYQFNYTL; via the exons ATGGCAGAACTTCTTTTTGAGTCTTATGGAGTTCCTTCAATAG CATTTGGTGTCGATGCCGCATTCAGCTACAAGTACAACCAACAACTTGGAATATGTAATAGTGATGGTCTTGCAATTTGCTCAGGATTTATGACTAGTCATGCTATTCCG TTCATAAATGGAGAACCTGCTTACGAAGCATGTTGCCGAACTAATGTTGGTGGATACCATGTTACCGATTATCTGAAGCAGCTTCTCTCACTTAAATATCCCCATCACAT TTCTAAGCTCACATGGGAAAAAGTTGAAGACCTTAAGATGGAACACTGTTACATTGCACCAGATTATACATCAGAAGTCCGAATATTTAAG AAAGGGGCTAAAGAAGCTGAAGAAAAGACCAGGTGCTGGCAGCTTCCTTGGACTCCAGCACCAGTGGAAGAACAACCTTCAGAAGAAGAGTTAGCTAGAAAGGCAGCTCTAAAGGAGAGACAGGGTCAAAGACTAAGGGAGATGGCTGAAGCAAAGAGGTCCTCTCGAATTAATGAGCTTGAAAATGACATTAGAGGTTTGGAATTCCTCTTAAAGCAGCTCAAGCAGGTTGAAGAGAATAATGTTCCTGCATTTCTCAGAGAGACTGGCTATGCCTCTAAACAGGAAATAGAATCTAATCTGGCAAAGGCAATACAATCTTTACGCAAAGCGAAGGGTGAACAAGTTGAAACTGAGGAGAAGATGGACGCTTCCACGGCTGACAAGTATAATCTTGTCAATGTGCCTGATGATGTGCTGACACCGGAGCAG cttaaagaaaaaaggaagcaGTTGTTTCTCAAATCCACAACTGAGGCCAGGCAACGAGCTAAACAGAAGCGGATTGAAGAGGAATTAGaaagagaaaagcaaatgaaattggAGGAGGAAAAGCGCTT AGAGAACCCAGAACGTTATTTGGAGGATTTACGTGCTAAATACCGAGAGCTTTCTGAGAAAGTGGAGCAGCGAAAACGCTTGAAGACAAATGGCAACAACACAAATGGGAACCAAAATGGTTCTGGAGGTGTGGGCCGTGGTGAAAGATTGAATGCTGCTCAAAGAGAAAGGATGCGCCTCCTGACAACAGCTGCATTTGATCGAGGGAAGGGCGAGGACACTTTTGGTATCAAAGATGAAGATTGGCAACTTTACAAGCTAATGAGTagagatgatgatgaagaagatgagaaGTCAAATGAGGATGAAGCAGACCTTGCTCGCGTCTCTTCAAGACTGCGG GAAATAGATCCGACATTTTTTCCCAAAGCAGAGTCAGGATCCTCAACTGCGGAGCCGCCACGATTTCGTCCTCTAACTAAGGAAGACTTCCAGCTCATTCTAGGAGTAGAAAGATTCCGGTGCCCTGAGGTTCTGTTCCAGCCCAACTTAATTGGGATAGATCAGTCAGGGCTGGATGAGATGGCTGGGGTATCAATAAGAAGGTTGCCGTGTAAGAACCAAGGGTTGGAAgagaaaataacaaaatcaatcCTTATGACTGGTGGGAGCTGTCAATACCCGGGAATGGCTGAGCGCTTGGAAGCTGGGATTAGGATGATTAGGCCATGTGGAACACCTATAACAGTTGTCAGAGCATCAGATCCAAGTCTTGATGCATGGCGTGGAGCTTCTGTTTATGCTGCTGCCATGCAATTCCCCAATCAGACATTTAGTAGGACGGATTACTATGAAAAGGGCGAAGATTGGTTGCGGAGATATCAATTCAACTACACACTTTGA